The Deltaproteobacteria bacterium nucleotide sequence GAACAAAACTCCCTAAAATCCTCTTCCGCCATATCTTGCCAAATATATTTGCCCCGTTAATTGCTCAGATGAGCTATGCTTTTGCCGCGGCGGTAATTTTTGAGGCTATTCTGAGCTTCCTAGGTGCCGGAACCCCTCCGGAAATACCCAGTTGGGGGAATATGGTGGCAGAGGGGCGTTTGACATTTTTTATAGCGCCCTGGGTCATTTTTTTTCCAGGAGCATACCTGGCATTCCTCGTTATTATTATAAATTTGCTTGGGGACAACCTGCGCGATACCTTGGATCCACGCATCGCAAAGGAATTAAAATAAATGGAACATATAAATTCCCACCCACAAACAGAATCTGGAGATTCAGCGAAACGCAAGCCTGTTTTAAAAGTAAATAATTTGCGAGTGTCTTTCCGTTCACGAAGTGTAACCGTCCGTGCGGTCAATGGAATTTCTTTAAAGCTGGATCGCGGTGAAATCCTTTGCCTTGTTGGTGAATCGGGATGCGGAAAGAGTGTAACAGCGATGTCAATTTTGCGGCTTTTACCTCAGCCACCTGCGAGGATCGATTCTGGCGGCATTGAGTTTATGGATCGTAATATCATGAAGCTCTCAAACAAAGAGATGCAAAAAATTCGCGGTGACAGGATTTCCATGATATTTCAATCACCCGTGACCTCCCTGAATCCTGTTCTCACTGTGGGGCGACAGATCACTGAAGGATTAGAGATTCACCTGGGGCTATCCAGAAAACAGGCTGCCAATCGAGCGATTCAAATCTTAGATCGCGTTCAAATTCCTGACCCGAAAAGGCTTATGAATCAACATCCTCATGAGTTATCCGGTGGGATGTGCCAGAGGGTGATGATTGCTGTCGCGCTTGTATCCAATCCCGATATCCTGATTGCTGATGAACCCACCACAGCCCTTGATGTGACAATCCAGGCACAAATCCTCAAATTGCTGATGAACCTCCAAAAGGATCTCAATACGGCCATATTGTTGATCACACATGATCTTGGAGTTGTGGCCGAGACAGCGCAGAGGGTTGCCGTGATGTATGCCGGTCATATTGTTGAAGAAGCAGGCGTCGAGGAGCTGTTTGCGCATCCTTATCACCCATATACCCGCGGTTTAAAGGAGTCAATCCCCAGAATCGGCAGGGCTGCTCAATCCAGCCAAGGGCTTCAGCGCCTGCACGAAATCGAGGGAATGGTGCCTTCATTAAGAGATGAAATCATAGGATGCGCTTTCGCACCCCGCTGTGCTTTTTCAACAGAACGTTGCCATATCGAAACTCCAAGCTTAATACAAGTTAGTCGGGACCACGCTGTTGCTTGTTGGGAATGCGATGAGGGTGTAAGCTGAAAGAATGGTTAACGAGCACAAAGTGTCTGATGTAAATAAAAATACCGAGATGGTACTGGAGATTCAAGACCTGAAGAAGCATTACCTGCTGAGAACAGGGATGTTATGGAAAAAGAAGCGTTACGTTTATGCTGCTGATGGGATAACTTTTTCAATCAACGCGTGTGAAACACTCGGCCTTGTCGGAGAAAGCGGCTGCGGAAAATCGACCGTTGGCAAGACCATCCTCAGACTCATTGATCCAACGGATGGCATCATTAAATTTCGATCAGTGGATATAACCAATCTTAGCAGGTTTGAGCTTCGTAAATACCGCAGGGAAATGCAGTTCGTTTTTCAGGATCCATACTTTTCTGTAAATCCCCGTATGTCAATTGGCAGTATCGTCGGCGAACCCCTCGAAAATTATAAATTGGCCCGGGGACAAAAAAAAGATGATATTGTCGAAGCAACACTGAACCGTGTCGGCCTGAGCTCTGAGCATATGGAGAAATATCCACATCAGATGTCGGGCGGACAGCTTCAACGGGTTGGTATTGCCCGCGCTCTCATCCTCAACCCAAAATTTATCATCTGTGACGAGGTTGTCTCGGCACTTGATGTTTCGGTTCAAGCACAGGTACTTAACTTGCTGATGGATCTCCAGGAAGAATACAGGCTATCCTATTTATTTATCACCCACGACCTTGCGGTAGTTGAACATATTAGTCATCGAATTGCGGTGATGTATCTTGGCAAAATTGTGGAACTCACCGATAGGGAAACATTGTTTGTGACACCGCAGCACCCTTATACGCAAGCGCTTCTCTCAGCTGCGCCGATCCCTGATCCAACTGCCAGAAAAGAGAGAACCTTACTCCTTGGAGATGTTCCCAGTCCCGTAAATCCACCCAAGGGATGTCGGTTTAACACTCGATGCCAATATTCTGAGCAACGTTGTCGAGTTCAAGAGCCCAAACTCAGAGAAACCGCTCCCGGACATCTGGTGGCCTGTCATCTACATGAAGCATCTTAATTTCGCCTTCGGCACCATCATTATATCAAAGGCGTGATCTTGAGGGGTTGCGCCTTTCGTCTTTTCCCAAGGTGCCCCTGGGTGCCTCATCATCAAGCTGATTCACGGCTTCGGGGAGTGAATCTCCATTTATTACGAGGCTTGATCGTTTTAGGCAAGTGACACTTCCTGTCGCGCGCCTGGTAGGTTTCCAGGGGCAGGCTGGCCAGGATATCCGTCTTTACAGGAGTGATATTAGCCCCTGGAAATTATTAAACATCTCCCGTATTCTCACATTTTAGCGGTTTATTAAAACCTTAAAGCCTTCTTGCGTGAAGTGATTATCGTTAGTCAGAACTTCGGAGATGGATTCAATCTTCATTGCATTCATTGAAATGCAATCAGTCAAACTGTATTCCTTGTCAAGGCGTTTTTCGTAGAATTTCACCCCTTCCAAAAAAGAGGAACGAGATTGTGGAATGACCTTAATATTTGGATTGTCAATGATTGCTCTCGCCATTTTAACGGCTTGACGACGAATATTTTCTCCGCCGCCCGACAGATGAGCCAGAAACTCAGTCAGAACCTCATCAGTTGTTACGAGGCGAACCTCCCAATGACCTAGCTTGCTTAGCGAGCTCCTTCCAGGGATCATTTGGCAAAACAATGGCAACCCAGTACAAGGTGTCAACAAATACTGCCTTCATCGTTTGGGTGTTCCGTAAAGATAATGATCCAAGTGGTCCGTGAGGTCAGAAGGGAGCTTATTCCAATCCTCCTCAGGTATTTCAGATGCCAGTTCTGCTAAAATATCCTCAATGGGCCGCGCCGTATTATCGTAAGTTATTTCTCCGACATCCAGAAGTTGCAATTTTTCTACCTGTGTGATTCGTAGTGGTTTACCTTGGGGAGAAAACTCACCACTTCCGATAATTTGAATTCGAATAGTTTGGTGATCCCTAAGAGCAGTAGTAACCTCGCTTTCCTGTTCTTGAGAAAATGTCACTGTAACGCCCGTCTTTTCATCTAACCACACCTGGAAACGTCCCTGGCGGACATCGGCTTCTAATACCTCTCCGGTTATATCTATATGATCTGCATACCCAACCTCGGCGAAAGTAGCTAAATGTGAACGTGTTGATGGTGTTATATGTGTGGGCTCCTTTCCGACTGGAACCACTTCGATTGTTTCGTCATCCGCTAGTCCTTGCCCCAATTGTTCATAATCGGACACAAGTGCCTTGGGGAAGTTATCTGGGAGTAATTCATTTTTTTCCACAGCTTGAAATACCTGATGAACTTGCTCAATAGCCTCTTTGATCTCGGTAGCCTGCTGTTCAAATAACTCCTCTTGCTCTGGTTCCTCAATGAACACCTCCAATGGCGCCACAGCACTTCCCTCTTCGATCCTACGGAGACATAATCGTGTACGTTCCTCAAACCGCTTCGGAAGCCGTTCACGATCAGGGTGGGCTATACGCCAATGAGCCTTTGCTGTTTCAGCCACAATTTTCTGAAATCGACTCAGTTCTGTAATAGCAGTGAGATCTAATGCGTGGTCGCGAAAGCGTGATCCTTTGAAGGCTAGTCTAACGACCTCTTTCCATTGCCCGCTCATTATTATACCTCCAATTTTTTCGTTTTATTCTTCAACCGCCAAGGTTATCTGATTTTTTATAGTTGACCCAAGATATTTAATTTACTTCCTACACTTTGCAATCGCCATTCTTTTTTTCTTAAACATTACAACGATCAGGTCAATGCTCGATTCGCTCAGTGCACTGACACGTCCTCTATATTACTACGCATAAACGATGGCCTTTAGTTTTATTGGTGAACTGCAACTTATTTTACTGTATTAACTCTCATCTTGCAAATCATGGAAAATGGGTGCCCATAGGGTGCCTTATGCGGCAGATTATGAGCACCCAGGTCAAAATTGATAGTAATAATTTCAACCACTTAGCCGCTCCGGGTTAATCCCCTCTTCGGCACCATCATTATATCAAAGGGTTGCGCCAATTGGCTCAGCCCTTTTTCAGTATTACCAAGGGTTAGGCGGGGGTTGCTCCTTATTTCTTTAATAATATTAGTCATTAATCTCACTATGCCGATTTTATTAAAATTTTGACATTTGAACTTGGGCCTTGTCAGGTATCAAGGGTGGCTTGGCGAGATACATCAACAGCGTTGCCAATAAACAGCCACCGGCGAATGCACTGAAGGCTATATAATAGCTTCCATAGACATCGTAAATGATCCCGGCTAATAGAGGACCCCCAGCGGTTCCGACCACTCGAAAGAGTTCCGCGTAGCCCGCGATGGCGCCCAGGGCCAGTCGGCCAAAATACTCCGGCCACACCATAACCTGGAGAACGATGCTTCCCCCTACAAATACTCCGTATAACAACATAGAGCCCAAGGCCATCGGAAAATTCGTAGCCAACATGATGAAAATAACTGAAGCGGCAAGGCCAAGATTGGTGATGAGGATGCAGTATCGCAGGTGAAGTCTTTCGGCCACCAGGCCCCAGAACAACCTGGATGGGATGGATGTGATGGCCACGCATCCCATAGCCAGAGCGGCCTTCGCAGGAGATACGCCCTGGTCGGTGAAACTGGCTGAAGCGTGCAGCCAAACCCCCATGATCGGAAATGAGGTAAGAACGAGGGAAAATAGGATGAGCCAGAATGCATGGGTCCTCATGGCCGCCCGTGCGGACCAATTCTCTTCGGTCTTCGGAGACCTCCTCTTCGTCCCTTCAACTGGCTCGCGAGCTGATTTTCCTTTGTCTTCCTCAACAGGCACTCCGTCGGGCAGGAGTCCCATGTCCTCAGGCCTGCGGCGTATAATCACGGCTGCCGGAAGGGCGAGAAGGGTCCACGTTAAAATACCCAGCATGACCCACGCGGCCCGCCAGGTCATTGTGGTTAACACCCATTGGGTGTACGGGATAATGACTAAAGCCGATATGGCGGCGCCCATCGTACAAAGGGCAAGGGCCCTGCCTCTTTCCACTATGAACCAGTTCGAAATCGTCGTCGTTGCGGCCATAAGGGAGAAGCATGGCCTGGCGATACCGACTCCAACCCCGAAAAGCAGATAGAATTGCCAGGGGTGATTGACCCAGGAGATGGCTACGAATAGTCCGCCTCCGGCGATGGCGCTCACCGGCATCAGAATCCTTGCCCCATACCTGTCAATGACGCGTCCAACAAGGGGCGATACGAAAGAGGTGGCAACAGCCGCCACTGTCACGGCGCCCATGATTAAGGTCCTGGTCCAACCCAGGCTCTCTGACATGGGCTTCACGAACACCGCCATGGCATCAATGGTCGCTCCAACTCCGATGAAAATGGAGAGGAAGCCCACCGCGACGATGTACCATCCATAAAACGGTTTGATTATGAGTTTCTTCAGCTGGAGTTTCCTTTTCTAGCCTAATATATTGTGCGGTCTTCTTCGCCTTCAAGTTGGAGGTTACTTTCCATAAGAGTTAGCACAGCCGGCCGACATTTATTAACAGTTTCGTTTCCGAATCAATCTCTCGTTCATCCAACGTAAAATCCGCTTTTTCTGACAGGTTTGCAAAGGCAATCCGGAACCGGCCTGGCCGGTCCGTTTACGCCTGCGCAGGGCCATGATGGCGGCCATGGCGGCCATGGTTCCGCCGGTGGAGTCCATGTGGAACATGGGCGTATTGTGAAGCGGATGATCGTCGTCAGGATAGCCCCTGACCCAATAATGGCCGGTCAGGGGCTCAGCGTTGTCACCCCAGCCGACATAATCTTTATACAAACCGGTTCGGCCATAACTGGGCATATTGATACAGATGAGACGCGGATTAACCTCCATCAGCACCTCAGGGCCTAGACGTTATTCAATATCCGAGCCGCCCCAGGCTAGCCAGTCCTTGCGGCTTCATTTCTTCATGCCGGCAGGACAACTGCGCCTTGAATTCGGCAAAAGAATATGAAATCAACGCTGATTGCCAAATGGAATGGTTAAGAGTCAGTTCTGATAAAAAACCTGCCCGAAAGTGTGGTGAACTGCGGATAAAAATCGCTCCTTAATAAAAGTCATAAATAATCCGGGCTAGAATGACCTTTCCACGCCGCGCTACCGCCAAGTTCACTGAATACCTTGTTGTCTCTTGTTACGGCAAGGGTGACAACGGCGCTTGTATAGCGGATCATCGGCTGGGGCGACGTTTATCCTCACCATGCCTGTTATTGCCACTGCTTACGCACCTTAGCGGATCCTCCCATTGCCGCAAACACGAATGCATCGGTCCCATCTTCCCACTTTGCACCGATGGGGCGTGTTTGCCCGGCGCCGGCATCGCAGGCAATGCCGTCTTTGTCTGGGATAACATACTCTTTAAACCAGGCTTCCATCTGACCCTTAAGGTCTTTGATGCGATGGGCCTGTGCCAGGTCTTCGACCAGGTTTTGACGTTCATCCGCATCATTAATCAGGTCGTAAAGCTCGTTTGGGCCGTCAGGATACCGGTGGACGTATTTCCAGTCTGTTGTACGAATCATGCGGCAGTAGCCATACTCGTCATAGATGACGACCGCATCACGACCCGTATCCTGTTCACCCTTCAAGGCGGGCAGGAAGGATTGGCCCGGCAGATTGGTGTCGGGCAATGGGAGATTAACGTAATCCAAGAGGGTCGGCATGAAGTCATGAGCGGAGACCATGGCCGACTGCACCATGCCTTTTGGAATGACGCCTGGATGGGAGGCGACAAAGGGCACTTTGATGGAGTTTTCATACATGTTGACCGGGTTGGTTCCGTTACCTTTACCCCAAAAGCCATGATGGCCGCACGAATACCCGTTGTCCGAGACGAAAACGACCAGGGTGTTGTCACGCAAGCCTTTGTCTTCGAGTTTGTCCAGGATACGTCCCACGTCGAGATCCATGGCGGTAACCGCGGCAAAATAACCTTTGAGACTTTCACGGTTGCCCAGATTGTTGCTCAGGCCAAGTGCGGTCGGGTCTGCCTTGGTCAGGTCTACATTTTTGGGCATAATCGCCCATGGATGGCGTTCTTCCTGAGGGCAGGAGTCAAACGGGCAGTCGTCGTAGGAGTCGA carries:
- a CDS encoding ABC transporter ATP-binding protein, producing MEHINSHPQTESGDSAKRKPVLKVNNLRVSFRSRSVTVRAVNGISLKLDRGEILCLVGESGCGKSVTAMSILRLLPQPPARIDSGGIEFMDRNIMKLSNKEMQKIRGDRISMIFQSPVTSLNPVLTVGRQITEGLEIHLGLSRKQAANRAIQILDRVQIPDPKRLMNQHPHELSGGMCQRVMIAVALVSNPDILIADEPTTALDVTIQAQILKLLMNLQKDLNTAILLITHDLGVVAETAQRVAVMYAGHIVEEAGVEELFAHPYHPYTRGLKESIPRIGRAAQSSQGLQRLHEIEGMVPSLRDEIIGCAFAPRCAFSTERCHIETPSLIQVSRDHAVACWECDEGVS
- a CDS encoding ATP-binding cassette domain-containing protein; the encoded protein is MVNEHKVSDVNKNTEMVLEIQDLKKHYLLRTGMLWKKKRYVYAADGITFSINACETLGLVGESGCGKSTVGKTILRLIDPTDGIIKFRSVDITNLSRFELRKYRREMQFVFQDPYFSVNPRMSIGSIVGEPLENYKLARGQKKDDIVEATLNRVGLSSEHMEKYPHQMSGGQLQRVGIARALILNPKFIICDEVVSALDVSVQAQVLNLLMDLQEEYRLSYLFITHDLAVVEHISHRIAVMYLGKIVELTDRETLFVTPQHPYTQALLSAAPIPDPTARKERTLLLGDVPSPVNPPKGCRFNTRCQYSEQRCRVQEPKLRETAPGHLVACHLHEAS
- a CDS encoding MFS transporter, which translates into the protein MGFLSIFIGVGATIDAMAVFVKPMSESLGWTRTLIMGAVTVAAVATSFVSPLVGRVIDRYGARILMPVSAIAGGGLFVAISWVNHPWQFYLLFGVGVGIARPCFSLMAATTTISNWFIVERGRALALCTMGAAISALVIIPYTQWVLTTMTWRAAWVMLGILTWTLLALPAAVIIRRRPEDMGLLPDGVPVEEDKGKSAREPVEGTKRRSPKTEENWSARAAMRTHAFWLILFSLVLTSFPIMGVWLHASASFTDQGVSPAKAALAMGCVAITSIPSRLFWGLVAERLHLRYCILITNLGLAASVIFIMLATNFPMALGSMLLYGVFVGGSIVLQVMVWPEYFGRLALGAIAGYAELFRVVGTAGGPLLAGIIYDVYGSYYIAFSAFAGGCLLATLLMYLAKPPLIPDKAQVQMSKF
- a CDS encoding CoA transferase yields the protein MEVNPRLICINMPSYGRTGLYKDYVGWGDNAEPLTGHYWVRGYPDDDHPLHNTPMFHMDSTGGTMAAMAAIMALRRRKRTGQAGSGLPLQTCQKKRILRWMNERLIRKRNC
- a CDS encoding sulfatase-like hydrolase/transferase, with the translated sequence MSTPEKTNIVFILTDDQGVWAAGCYGNPEIRTPNIDRIAATGVRFENFFVSIPVCSASRASFLTGRIPSQHGVHDFIAGGANFGPDAKTFLNDEICYTDVLSSHGWTCGLSGKWHLGHSALTQHGFSHWFAHPTGAGQYNDQKMIRDGVAAVAPGYVTNAITDDALDFIDAHAAADNPFYLSVHYTAPHSPWTGHPQDIVDSYDDCPFDSCPQEERHPWAIMPKNVDLTKADPTALGLSNNLGNRESLKGYFAAVTAMDLDVGRILDKLEDKGLRDNTLVVFVSDNGYSCGHHGFWGKGNGTNPVNMYENSIKVPFVASHPGVIPKGMVQSAMVSAHDFMPTLLDYVNLPLPDTNLPGQSFLPALKGEQDTGRDAVVIYDEYGYCRMIRTTDWKYVHRYPDGPNELYDLINDADERQNLVEDLAQAHRIKDLKGQMEAWFKEYVIPDKDGIACDAGAGQTRPIGAKWEDGTDAFVFAAMGGSAKVRKQWQ